The following proteins are encoded in a genomic region of Variovorax paradoxus:
- the fliI gene encoding flagellar protein export ATPase FliI: MSATEQAAAPSTSAANPHLQSWLGTLAQARRDVGLCSTIATSGRLTRAVGLVLEAVGLQLPVGSDCLIELPPGYPQRHAEAEVVGFAGDRLFLMPQSEVAGLLPGARVFARPGPAQSIAGGNPGDAHTKRLPVGEGMLGRVVDAAGRPLDGLGPLDVSRRVPLSSPPMNPLARAPIDSVLDVGVRAINAMLTVGRGQRMGLFAGSGVGKSVLLGMMARYTSAEVIVVGLIGERGREVKDFIENTLGEEGLARAVVVAAPADNSPLLRLQGAAYATCLAEYFRDQGRDVLLIMDSLTRYAMAQREIALAVGEPPATKGYPPSVFAKLPALVERAGNGARDANGRGGSITAFYTVLSEGDDQQDPIADSARAILDGHVVLSRTLAEAGHYPAIDIEASISRAMTSLIEPSQFDTVRRFKQALSRYQRNRDLISVGAYAAGHDPQLDQAIALYPRIEAFLQQSMEERCDYATSIARMGGLFEPA; encoded by the coding sequence ATGTCCGCTACAGAACAAGCCGCAGCACCTTCCACATCCGCTGCCAACCCGCACCTGCAGTCCTGGCTCGGCACGCTGGCGCAAGCCCGCCGCGACGTCGGCCTTTGCTCGACCATTGCCACCTCGGGCCGGCTGACCCGCGCCGTCGGCCTGGTGCTGGAGGCCGTGGGCCTGCAGTTGCCGGTCGGCAGCGACTGCCTGATCGAACTGCCACCGGGCTATCCGCAACGTCATGCGGAAGCCGAAGTGGTCGGCTTCGCCGGCGACCGCCTGTTTCTGATGCCGCAAAGCGAAGTGGCCGGCCTGCTGCCCGGTGCGCGCGTGTTTGCGCGTCCCGGCCCCGCGCAATCCATTGCCGGCGGTAACCCGGGCGATGCCCATACCAAGCGCCTGCCAGTGGGCGAAGGCATGCTCGGCCGCGTGGTCGATGCCGCCGGGCGGCCGCTCGACGGGCTCGGTCCGCTCGACGTGAGCCGCAGGGTGCCGCTGAGCTCGCCGCCGATGAACCCGCTCGCGCGCGCGCCGATCGATTCGGTGCTCGATGTCGGCGTGCGCGCCATCAACGCCATGCTCACGGTGGGCCGCGGCCAGCGCATGGGCCTGTTCGCCGGCTCCGGCGTGGGCAAGAGCGTGCTGCTGGGCATGATGGCGCGCTACACCAGCGCCGAGGTCATCGTGGTCGGCTTGATCGGCGAACGCGGCCGGGAGGTGAAGGATTTCATCGAGAACACGCTGGGCGAAGAAGGCCTGGCGCGCGCCGTGGTGGTCGCCGCACCGGCCGACAACTCGCCGCTGCTGCGCCTGCAGGGTGCGGCCTACGCCACCTGCCTGGCGGAGTACTTTCGCGACCAGGGCCGCGACGTTCTGCTCATCATGGATTCGCTCACGCGCTATGCCATGGCCCAGCGCGAAATCGCACTGGCCGTCGGCGAGCCGCCGGCCACCAAGGGCTACCCGCCTTCGGTGTTCGCCAAGCTGCCGGCGCTGGTGGAGCGGGCCGGCAACGGCGCGCGCGATGCCAATGGGCGCGGCGGTTCGATCACGGCTTTCTACACGGTGCTGTCCGAAGGCGACGACCAGCAAGACCCGATCGCCGACTCGGCGCGCGCCATCCTGGACGGCCACGTGGTGCTGTCGCGCACGCTGGCCGAAGCCGGCCACTACCCGGCCATCGACATCGAGGCGTCCATCAGCCGCGCGATGACGTCGCTGATCGAACCCTCGCAGTTCGACACCGTGCGCCGCTTTAAGCAGGCGCTCTCGCGCTACCAGCGCAACCGCGACCTGATCAGCGTCGGCGCCTATGCGGCCGGCCACGACCCGCAACTCGACCAGGCCATTGCGCTGTACCCGCGCATCGAAGCCTTCCTCCAGCAATCGATGGAAGAGCGCTGCGACTACGCCACCTCGATCGCCCGCATGGGCGGACTGTTCGAACCTGCCTGA
- a CDS encoding flagellar hook-length control protein FliK produces the protein MPTFIAPSFAPSAANASASSTDPGPRGRNAEEADGRSFNAVLSRSRGAGKPQGQEDSASPALEARARQKPSRAADRKDELPAELLPLAFFTPTMTALASSPAPASALPAGATVAATLQQGAQSLLPNDAAVAALPADAAADARPGETPESKEIEAETPAMAALARDVQAVASETAQPNKKKSGADVAIAQPAAELPLPAAAGSATGGAAAPVAAMVPSSDASAATVTSMAGEQAKGAASSATADKAPTAPAAAMLSADKPDLGAAASNAADPFTLPQAMTFATAAADRTNLPANAGQVPVLNVAPPVGSDEWGPALGHQMLRMNAASAQVAELNLNPAGLGPLKVTLSMGDNQAQAMFVSAHESVRKAVEAALPQLRASLAEQGISLGQTSVGAEAHRFASQGGAFGEQAPQQGSARQPEYPAPERADATALADPLHGSLPRATPRTSSAGVDTFA, from the coding sequence ATGCCCACCTTCATCGCTCCTTCCTTCGCGCCGAGTGCAGCCAACGCCTCGGCCTCTTCGACGGATCCCGGCCCGCGCGGCCGCAACGCCGAGGAAGCCGACGGCCGCAGCTTCAATGCGGTGCTGAGCCGCTCGCGCGGCGCCGGCAAGCCACAGGGCCAGGAAGATTCCGCCTCGCCCGCGCTCGAAGCCAGGGCGCGGCAAAAACCCTCTCGCGCCGCCGACCGCAAGGACGAGCTGCCCGCGGAACTGCTGCCGCTGGCATTTTTTACGCCGACGATGACCGCGTTGGCCTCATCGCCCGCGCCGGCGTCGGCACTCCCGGCCGGCGCCACCGTGGCGGCCACCCTGCAGCAAGGCGCCCAGAGCCTGTTGCCGAACGATGCGGCCGTGGCGGCCCTGCCCGCCGATGCCGCAGCGGATGCGCGACCTGGCGAGACGCCCGAGTCCAAGGAGATCGAAGCCGAAACCCCCGCCATGGCCGCACTGGCGCGCGATGTTCAAGCGGTGGCGTCGGAAACCGCACAACCCAACAAAAAGAAGAGCGGCGCCGACGTCGCCATTGCGCAGCCGGCGGCCGAGCTGCCCTTGCCGGCAGCTGCAGGTAGCGCCACAGGGGGGGCCGCCGCACCGGTGGCCGCCATGGTTCCGTCCAGCGATGCATCCGCCGCAACCGTGACCTCCATGGCCGGCGAACAGGCAAAGGGCGCGGCCTCGTCCGCGACCGCCGACAAAGCCCCAACGGCGCCGGCGGCCGCGATGCTCTCAGCCGACAAGCCAGACCTCGGCGCCGCAGCATCCAATGCAGCCGATCCGTTCACCCTGCCGCAGGCGATGACGTTCGCGACGGCTGCGGCCGACCGCACCAACCTGCCGGCCAACGCCGGCCAGGTGCCCGTACTGAACGTGGCGCCGCCCGTGGGCTCCGATGAATGGGGCCCGGCACTCGGCCATCAGATGCTGCGCATGAACGCGGCGAGCGCGCAAGTTGCCGAGCTGAACCTGAACCCGGCCGGTCTCGGCCCGCTGAAGGTCACGCTCTCGATGGGCGACAACCAGGCGCAGGCCATGTTCGTCTCGGCCCACGAAAGCGTGCGCAAGGCCGTGGAGGCTGCGCTGCCGCAATTGCGTGCCAGCCTTGCGGAGCAAGGTATCAGCCTGGGCCAGACCTCGGTCGGTGCGGAAGCGCATCGCTTTGCCAGCCAGGGCGGCGCCTTCGGCGAGCAAGCCCCACAGCAGGGTTCGGCCCGGCAGCCGGAGTACCCGGCGCCCGAACGCGCGGACGCCACTGCCCTGGCCGACCCGCTGCACGGCAGCCTCCCGCGCGCCACGCCGCGCACGTCCAGCGCCGGCGTAGACACCTTCGCATGA
- a CDS encoding FliC/FljB family flagellin, whose amino-acid sequence MAQVINTNSLSLLTQNNLNASQSSLNTAIQRLSSGLRINGAKDDAAGQAIANRFTANIKGLSQAQRNANDGISLAQTTEGALKEVNNNLQRVRELAVQAANGSNSASDLKSIQDEITQRMSEIDRVSAQTDFNGVKVLSAGAKPLTVQVGANDGETIKIDLKQIDSTTLGLAGFSVSSNALPVSAPITQTNLSGTPTDVDLSSAATSLGVDASSLSLHNVKDATGAATANFVVKSGDDFYAASVDDTTGDVVLNVADVEFTDTDNGVTTAVALADQLVKVGVDAAGATTAYVGVQGKNFSVGAGALANGGNAPTDFDNTGTDIVLSGAGKTAEFAGAASVDPMKKLDAALKMVDDLRSSLGAVQNRFDSTIANLGTTVTNLSSSRSRIEDADYAVEVSNMTRAQILQQAGTSVLAQANQTTQGVLSLLR is encoded by the coding sequence ATGGCGCAAGTCATCAACACCAACAGCCTTTCCCTGCTCACGCAGAACAACCTCAACGCGTCGCAATCGTCGCTGAACACCGCGATCCAGCGCCTGTCTTCGGGCCTGCGCATCAACGGTGCCAAGGACGACGCAGCGGGCCAGGCCATTGCCAACCGCTTCACCGCCAACATCAAGGGCCTGTCGCAAGCCCAGCGCAACGCCAACGACGGCATCTCGCTGGCGCAAACGACTGAAGGCGCACTGAAGGAAGTGAACAACAACCTGCAGCGCGTTCGTGAGCTCGCAGTGCAAGCCGCCAACGGCAGCAACTCGGCCAGCGACCTGAAGTCGATCCAGGACGAAATCACCCAGCGCATGAGCGAAATCGACCGCGTCTCGGCACAGACCGATTTCAACGGCGTGAAGGTTCTGTCGGCCGGCGCCAAGCCCCTGACCGTGCAAGTCGGTGCCAACGACGGCGAAACGATCAAGATCGACCTCAAGCAGATCGACTCGACGACGCTCGGCTTGGCGGGTTTCTCGGTCAGCAGCAACGCGCTGCCGGTCAGCGCTCCGATCACGCAGACCAACCTCTCCGGCACGCCCACGGACGTCGACCTCTCGTCGGCTGCCACCTCGCTGGGTGTGGACGCTTCTTCGCTGAGCCTGCACAACGTGAAGGACGCCACCGGCGCCGCCACCGCCAACTTCGTGGTCAAGTCGGGTGACGACTTCTACGCTGCTTCGGTCGACGACACGACCGGCGACGTGGTCCTGAACGTGGCCGACGTCGAGTTCACCGACACCGACAACGGCGTGACGACCGCTGTTGCACTGGCCGACCAGCTGGTGAAGGTGGGTGTGGACGCTGCTGGCGCCACCACCGCCTATGTTGGCGTGCAAGGCAAGAACTTCTCGGTCGGCGCTGGCGCACTGGCCAACGGCGGCAACGCGCCGACCGACTTCGACAACACCGGCACGGACATCGTCCTGAGCGGTGCTGGCAAGACGGCCGAGTTCGCCGGTGCGGCTTCGGTCGACCCGATGAAGAAGCTCGACGCAGCGCTGAAGATGGTCGACGACCTGCGCAGCTCGCTGGGTGCGGTGCAGAACCGTTTCGACTCCACGATCGCCAACCTCGGCACCACGGTGACCAACCTGTCTTCTTCGCGTTCGCGCATCGAAGACGCCGACTACGCCGTCGAAGTGTCGAACATGACCCGCGCGCAGATCCTCCAGCAAGCCGGTACCTCGGTGCTGGCCCAGGCGAACCAGACCACGCAAGGCGTGCTGTCGCTCCTGCGTTGA
- the fliJ gene encoding flagellar export protein FliJ, whose amino-acid sequence MPHKLPLDTLTDLARNKTDDAARQLGLLQNAQVSAAQKLELLLQYRQDYSDQLHVLMQNGLPSAQWHNYRNFLGTLDGAIKQQQAIVAQAATRLDLGRNEWQHHKRRLNSFDALAERMRRQELVVGARREQRDSDERAARKFFDRASQPTP is encoded by the coding sequence ATGCCGCACAAACTTCCGCTCGACACGCTCACCGATCTCGCCCGCAACAAGACCGACGACGCCGCGCGGCAGCTCGGCCTGCTGCAGAACGCGCAGGTCAGCGCCGCTCAGAAGCTCGAGCTGCTGCTGCAATACCGCCAGGACTACAGCGACCAGCTGCACGTGCTGATGCAGAACGGCCTGCCCTCGGCGCAATGGCACAACTACCGCAACTTTCTCGGCACGCTCGACGGCGCCATCAAGCAGCAGCAAGCCATCGTCGCGCAGGCCGCCACACGCCTGGACCTCGGCCGCAACGAATGGCAGCACCACAAGCGCCGCCTCAATTCCTTCGATGCGCTGGCCGAGCGCATGCGGCGGCAGGAACTCGTGGTCGGCGCACGGCGCGAGCAACGCGACAGCGACGAACGCGCGGCGCGCAAGTTCTTCGACCGCGCCTCCCAACCGACCCCCTGA
- the fliE gene encoding flagellar hook-basal body complex protein FliE, with the protein MSIAAIESVLQQMRVTSLQTGIAQPAAEAAEPGGFAAELRRSLDNISTAQTKAYGQAEDFEMGKPGVALNDVMVDLQKANVAFQTGLQVRNRLVAAYQEVMNLPA; encoded by the coding sequence ATGTCGATTGCCGCCATCGAGTCCGTTTTGCAGCAGATGCGGGTCACCTCGCTCCAGACCGGCATTGCCCAGCCCGCCGCCGAAGCGGCCGAGCCAGGAGGCTTTGCCGCCGAGCTCCGCCGTTCGCTGGACAACATCAGCACCGCGCAGACCAAAGCCTACGGTCAGGCCGAGGACTTCGAAATGGGCAAGCCCGGCGTTGCGCTGAACGACGTGATGGTCGACCTGCAGAAGGCCAACGTGGCTTTCCAGACCGGCCTGCAGGTGCGCAACCGGCTGGTCGCCGCTTATCAGGAAGTGATGAACCTGCCCGCCTGA
- the fliG gene encoding flagellar motor switch protein FliG, which yields MSDAGTRKSAILLMSLGEDRAAATLAHLPATEVQALGAAMAKLSQVSKDELAAVLAEFRMETEQLSALHLGSGSYIRAVLRKALGDDRASNLLEDILQPEQPHGGIERLNDLEAGEVVELIRDEHPQILATLLIHLDRKKASEVLEKLPERLRHDVILRVATFGGVQPAALAELTDVLTEMLSGEGLKRSRLGGVRTAAEIVNLMNSAQEEGAIAHVREHDDALAQRILEEMFVFENLLDLEDRFIQRLLKDIESDSLIVALKGSAPELREKFLKNMSQRAAETLREDIELRGPVRVSQVETEQKAILQVVRRLADAGEIVISTPGTDDFV from the coding sequence ATGAGCGATGCCGGCACACGAAAAAGCGCAATCCTGCTGATGTCCCTCGGCGAGGACCGCGCGGCGGCCACGCTGGCCCACCTGCCCGCGACCGAAGTGCAGGCGCTGGGCGCGGCAATGGCCAAGCTGAGCCAGGTCTCCAAGGACGAGCTGGCGGCCGTGCTGGCCGAGTTCCGCATGGAGACCGAGCAGCTGTCCGCGCTGCACCTGGGCTCGGGCAGCTACATCCGCGCCGTGTTGCGCAAGGCACTCGGCGACGACCGCGCCAGCAACCTGCTCGAAGACATTCTCCAGCCCGAGCAGCCGCATGGCGGCATCGAGCGGCTGAACGATCTGGAAGCCGGCGAAGTGGTGGAACTCATCCGCGACGAGCACCCGCAGATCCTTGCCACGCTGCTGATCCACCTGGACCGCAAGAAGGCCTCGGAGGTGCTGGAAAAACTGCCGGAGCGCCTGCGCCACGACGTGATCCTGCGCGTGGCCACCTTCGGCGGCGTACAGCCTGCCGCTCTGGCCGAGCTGACCGACGTGCTGACCGAAATGCTCTCGGGCGAAGGCCTGAAGCGCAGCCGCCTGGGCGGCGTGCGCACCGCGGCGGAAATCGTCAACCTGATGAACAGCGCGCAGGAAGAAGGCGCCATTGCCCATGTGCGCGAACACGACGACGCGCTGGCCCAGCGCATTCTCGAAGAGATGTTCGTGTTCGAGAACCTGCTCGACCTGGAAGACCGCTTCATCCAGCGCCTGCTCAAGGACATCGAATCCGATTCGCTCATCGTCGCGCTCAAGGGCTCGGCGCCCGAGCTGCGCGAGAAGTTCCTCAAGAACATGTCGCAGCGCGCCGCCGAAACGCTGCGCGAGGACATCGAACTCCGCGGCCCGGTACGGGTGTCGCAGGTCGAAACCGAACAGAAGGCCATTCTCCAGGTGGTGCGCCGCCTGGCCGATGCCGGCGAAATCGTCATCTCCACGCCCGGAACCGATGACTTCGTCTGA
- the fliF gene encoding flagellar basal-body MS-ring/collar protein FliF — translation MSSAAPAGAMPSPGSALADRLRAQPKLPLIVGAAAIVAAAAAFLLWSRGPDYGVLYTNVSDRDGGAIIASLQQMNVPYKFAEGGGAILIAGDKVPEVRLKLAAQGLPKGGGVGFELLDNQKFGTSHFAEQVNYQRGLEGELARSIESIGSVESARIHLALPKPSLFVRDQKKPSASVVLTLHRGRSIDEGQVSAIVHMVSSSVPELNAKSVTVVDQHGNLLSAANAGARGLDVSQLKYAQEIEQGYIRRIEAILQPILGATNVRAQVAADIDFSVVERTEETYKPNQDPRTAAVRSQQSSESTQQGATPPGGIPGALSNQPPQTPNAPITAPAASNAAAAPGATGAATTAGSAPGSARKDSTTNYELDRSIRHVQQGAGGVKRLSVAVVVNHRSAPDASGKLVQRALTPAEIEQIRNLAKEAMGFSQDRGDSLNVVNSAFTRDSDDGQAGPELSFWRDPANLGLAKTIGQYVLLAFLALFAWFAVLRPLLRKHLAPPAPPAAATPAGSGATAAADGMSDEDEANASRVSAKAREIERQKADLGYAHETADQDPRLVATLIKHWMNT, via the coding sequence ATGAGTTCGGCGGCGCCCGCGGGCGCCATGCCGTCGCCCGGTTCCGCACTTGCGGACCGCCTGCGCGCGCAACCGAAACTGCCACTGATCGTCGGCGCCGCCGCGATCGTCGCGGCCGCCGCCGCGTTCCTGCTCTGGAGCCGCGGTCCCGATTACGGCGTGCTCTATACCAATGTGTCCGACCGCGACGGCGGCGCCATCATTGCGTCGCTGCAGCAGATGAACGTGCCGTACAAGTTCGCCGAAGGCGGCGGCGCGATCCTGATCGCCGGCGACAAGGTGCCCGAAGTGCGCCTGAAGCTCGCGGCGCAGGGCCTGCCCAAGGGCGGCGGCGTGGGCTTCGAACTGCTGGACAACCAGAAGTTCGGCACCAGCCATTTCGCCGAGCAGGTCAACTACCAGCGTGGCCTCGAGGGCGAGCTCGCGCGCTCCATCGAATCGATCGGCTCTGTCGAATCGGCGCGCATCCACCTGGCGCTTCCCAAGCCCTCTCTCTTCGTGCGCGACCAGAAGAAGCCTTCGGCTTCGGTGGTGCTCACGCTGCACCGCGGCCGCAGCATCGACGAAGGCCAGGTCAGCGCCATCGTGCACATGGTTTCGAGCAGCGTGCCCGAACTGAATGCCAAGAGCGTGACCGTGGTCGACCAGCACGGCAACCTGCTGTCGGCCGCCAACGCCGGCGCGCGCGGGCTGGACGTGAGCCAGCTCAAATATGCGCAGGAAATCGAGCAGGGCTACATCCGCCGCATCGAGGCCATCCTGCAACCCATTCTTGGCGCCACCAACGTGCGCGCGCAGGTCGCGGCCGATATCGACTTCTCCGTGGTCGAGCGCACCGAAGAAACCTACAAGCCGAACCAGGACCCGCGCACCGCGGCGGTCCGCAGCCAGCAATCGAGCGAATCGACGCAGCAAGGCGCCACGCCGCCGGGCGGCATTCCGGGCGCGCTGTCGAACCAGCCGCCGCAAACGCCGAACGCGCCCATCACCGCACCGGCGGCTTCCAATGCCGCGGCCGCACCGGGTGCAACGGGTGCTGCAACAACGGCCGGCTCGGCACCGGGCAGCGCACGCAAGGACTCGACGACCAACTACGAACTCGACCGCTCGATCCGCCACGTGCAACAGGGCGCGGGCGGCGTCAAGCGGCTCTCGGTGGCGGTGGTGGTCAACCATCGCAGCGCGCCGGACGCCAGCGGCAAGCTCGTGCAGCGCGCGCTCACGCCGGCCGAGATCGAGCAGATCCGCAACCTGGCCAAGGAAGCGATGGGCTTCAGCCAGGATCGAGGCGACTCGCTCAACGTGGTCAACAGCGCCTTCACCCGTGATAGCGACGACGGCCAGGCCGGCCCCGAGCTGTCCTTCTGGCGCGACCCGGCCAACCTGGGCCTCGCCAAGACGATCGGACAGTATGTGCTGCTCGCCTTCCTGGCCCTGTTCGCCTGGTTCGCCGTGCTGCGGCCCCTGCTACGCAAGCACCTTGCGCCCCCGGCGCCTCCAGCGGCCGCCACGCCAGCCGGCTCCGGCGCCACCGCCGCAGCCGACGGCATGAGCGACGAGGACGAAGCCAACGCATCGCGTGTCAGCGCAAAGGCACGCGAGATCGAACGCCAGAAGGCCGACCTCGGCTACGCACACGAGACCGCCGACCAGGACCCGCGCCTGGTGGCCACGTTGATCAAGCATTGGATGAACACATGA
- a CDS encoding flagellar protein FlaG has product MSIPVTPAADGQWWKQMLSERTVGAAEPVSAEPAAMTSGVIEEATPTQVAEAVREINTSLQSRSVGLQFELDEDTDKMIVKVVDRTSGEVIRQIPSEEVVRIAKVLGKAPGLLVSQAA; this is encoded by the coding sequence ATGTCGATTCCCGTAACCCCGGCGGCAGACGGCCAGTGGTGGAAGCAGATGCTCTCCGAGCGGACGGTGGGCGCAGCCGAGCCCGTCTCTGCGGAGCCGGCGGCCATGACGTCCGGCGTGATCGAGGAAGCAACGCCCACACAGGTTGCCGAGGCGGTGCGCGAGATCAACACGTCGCTGCAGAGCCGTTCGGTCGGCCTGCAGTTCGAGCTGGACGAGGACACCGACAAGATGATCGTCAAGGTGGTCGACCGGACGAGCGGCGAAGTCATCCGCCAGATTCCTTCGGAGGAAGTGGTGCGCATCGCGAAGGTGCTGGGCAAGGCGCCCGGCCTGCTGGTGAGCCAGGCGGCCTGA
- the fliL gene encoding flagellar basal body-associated protein FliL produces the protein MATSPSVALAPPATAPRSSKLKIVIPLAVLASVLAGGGGYYFMSHRSSAAPEASAAPAPVPEKPIFVTLEPLTVNVQSEGRSRFLHVGMALKVRDEQAKAHVVEYMPEVRSRVLLLLSNRPPESLVTTDDKARLAEEIRLELSRPLGAGLPAQEIGSVSFNTFVVQ, from the coding sequence ATGGCTACCAGTCCTTCTGTCGCACTCGCTCCGCCCGCCACCGCGCCTCGCTCCTCGAAGCTGAAGATCGTGATCCCGCTCGCTGTGCTGGCCAGCGTTCTTGCCGGCGGCGGCGGTTACTACTTCATGAGCCATCGCTCATCCGCGGCACCGGAGGCATCGGCTGCGCCGGCACCCGTGCCCGAGAAGCCGATCTTCGTGACGCTCGAGCCCCTGACCGTGAACGTGCAATCCGAAGGCCGCTCGCGTTTCCTGCATGTGGGCATGGCCCTGAAGGTGCGCGACGAGCAGGCCAAGGCGCACGTCGTCGAATACATGCCCGAAGTGCGCAGCCGCGTGTTGCTGCTGCTGTCGAACCGGCCGCCCGAGTCGCTGGTGACCACCGACGACAAGGCCCGGCTGGCCGAGGAAATTCGCCTCGAGCTGAGCCGCCCGCTGGGTGCAGGCCTCCCCGCGCAGGAAATCGGCAGCGTTTCCTTCAACACCTTCGTGGTGCAGTAA
- the fliH gene encoding flagellar assembly protein FliH, with product MTLANPSFASRARQSTPSMPARPRLSAWQRWEMSSLDEDALAAGAPVEAAAAPRVDPAALAREAELERLRLEARATGEAEGRREGWAQGHADGHAVGMAAGLAGASAHAEQLRALAAALPAALRSAESELADAMLALAFDVARQVIHRTLRTEPEWVLALVQDLLHAEPALQGEPRLLLHPEDVALVKNSLGNELQAAGWQVRADDTLARGGCRVRSASGEVDASLETRWKRVADAFSPRGGDSAGG from the coding sequence ATGACGTTGGCCAACCCATCCTTTGCGTCCCGTGCGCGGCAGAGCACGCCGTCGATGCCCGCGAGGCCCCGCCTGTCGGCGTGGCAGCGCTGGGAGATGAGCTCGCTCGACGAAGACGCGCTCGCAGCCGGCGCGCCCGTCGAAGCGGCCGCGGCGCCGCGCGTGGACCCCGCGGCCCTGGCGCGCGAGGCCGAGCTCGAGCGCCTGCGGCTGGAGGCGCGCGCCACCGGTGAGGCCGAAGGCCGCCGCGAGGGCTGGGCCCAGGGCCATGCCGACGGGCATGCCGTCGGCATGGCCGCGGGCCTGGCCGGCGCCAGCGCGCATGCGGAGCAACTGCGCGCGCTCGCCGCGGCGCTGCCCGCCGCACTGCGCAGCGCCGAGAGCGAACTGGCCGATGCCATGCTGGCGCTCGCATTCGATGTGGCGCGCCAGGTGATCCACCGCACGCTGCGCACCGAGCCCGAATGGGTGCTTGCGCTGGTGCAGGATCTGCTGCACGCCGAGCCCGCGCTGCAAGGCGAGCCGCGCCTGCTGCTGCACCCCGAAGATGTGGCGCTGGTCAAGAACAGCCTCGGCAACGAACTGCAGGCCGCCGGCTGGCAGGTGCGCGCCGACGACACCCTGGCCCGCGGCGGCTGTCGCGTGCGCTCCGCGAGCGGCGAAGTGGACGCGAGCCTGGAAACCCGCTGGAAGCGCGTGGCCGATGCGTTCTCGCCCCGCGGCGGCGACTCGGCCGGAGGCTGA